A single window of Syntrophus aciditrophicus SB DNA harbors:
- a CDS encoding DUF1003 domain-containing protein, with translation MSSLRFPEPYQHRHPPVCNINELLQEKPTLSQKAADLIAGTVGSWRFLIIQSLLLAGWFILNLVAWITPWDPYPFIFMNLVLSLQSAYTASIVMISENRQAERDRLEAHHNYELNLKEEEELRAILDHLAAQDEALQEIHRRLAALQADREQAGGADRLP, from the coding sequence ATGAGTTCACTTCGTTTTCCAGAACCATACCAGCATCGGCACCCGCCAGTCTGCAATATCAACGAGCTGCTTCAGGAAAAACCGACCTTGAGCCAGAAGGCGGCCGACCTGATTGCAGGAACAGTTGGATCATGGCGCTTTCTGATTATTCAAAGTCTTCTCCTGGCTGGCTGGTTTATCCTCAATCTGGTAGCCTGGATCACCCCCTGGGACCCCTATCCCTTCATCTTCATGAATCTTGTTTTATCCCTGCAGTCGGCATACACGGCTTCGATCGTCATGATCAGCGAAAACCGCCAGGCGGAACGGGACCGACTGGAAGCCCATCACAATTATGAACTGAACCTTAAAGAGGAAGAAGAACTGCGGGCGATTCTTGATCATCTGGCCGCACAGGACGAAGCCCTGCAAGAAATTCATCGCCGACTTGCTGCGCTTCAGGCGGACAGGGAACAGGCCGGCGGAGCAGACAGACTGCCGTGA
- a CDS encoding aminotransferase class I/II-fold pyridoxal phosphate-dependent enzyme codes for MGGFTKRLKTQLKLHRQAGLYRQPPEILGREGASLHLAEGRVLNFASNDYLGLGASEVLRKQVARNFCKYGSSSSSSRLVSGHYALIAEAERAYARYFGYEEALFFPSGYQANLALLSTLFDSGTTLFFDKHIHASSVKGMALSSAELVGYNHSSLTHLEKRLKKAETRETVVLTESLFSMDGDLLNVSGLADLKEHYGFLCIVDEAHALGVLGERGIGVALPVADIAVGTFGKALGLFGAFLLIPALVKEYLFNFASPLIYSTTLPEAHAASAIDILTLLGDSDESRRHLREISSLMKNRLYAEGFSVQGDAHILAVEIGREQKALEISNRLRKKGIFVLSARYPTVPLGRAILRIGMTALHGEEDVNHFILSLKEVMKEYENGNS; via the coding sequence ATGGGCGGATTTACGAAACGGTTGAAAACACAATTGAAGCTCCACCGGCAGGCCGGTCTCTACCGGCAGCCGCCGGAAATCCTCGGCCGGGAGGGTGCTTCCCTTCACCTGGCCGAGGGCCGGGTCCTCAATTTCGCCTCCAACGACTATCTGGGACTAGGGGCGTCGGAGGTCCTGCGGAAACAGGTTGCCCGCAACTTTTGTAAATACGGTTCTTCTTCCTCTTCATCCCGCCTCGTCTCCGGCCATTATGCCCTGATTGCCGAAGCTGAAAGGGCATACGCCCGCTATTTCGGCTATGAGGAGGCTCTCTTCTTTCCCAGCGGCTATCAGGCCAACCTTGCCCTGCTGTCCACTCTCTTCGATTCCGGAACGACGCTCTTTTTTGACAAGCATATCCATGCCAGCAGCGTCAAGGGTATGGCCCTCAGTTCCGCAGAACTTGTGGGCTACAATCACAGTTCCCTGACCCACCTTGAAAAACGCCTGAAAAAAGCGGAAACAAGGGAGACCGTCGTCCTGACGGAATCCCTTTTCAGCATGGACGGCGACCTGCTGAATGTCTCCGGCCTGGCCGATCTCAAGGAGCATTACGGGTTTCTCTGCATTGTCGATGAAGCCCACGCCCTGGGCGTTCTGGGGGAGAGGGGAATCGGCGTTGCCCTGCCGGTTGCCGACATCGCCGTGGGGACCTTTGGAAAGGCCTTGGGACTCTTCGGAGCATTTCTTCTTATTCCGGCCCTGGTCAAGGAGTATCTCTTCAACTTCGCTTCCCCCCTCATCTACTCCACCACCCTTCCCGAGGCGCACGCAGCCTCGGCCATCGACATCCTGACCCTGTTGGGCGATAGCGACGAGTCCAGAAGGCATCTCCGGGAAATCAGCTCCCTCATGAAAAACCGTCTGTATGCAGAGGGTTTTTCCGTGCAGGGGGACGCCCATATCCTGGCTGTGGAAATCGGGCGGGAACAGAAGGCGCTGGAGATTTCAAACCGGCTTCGGAAAAAGGGAATATTCGTTTTGTCGGCACGCTATCCCACCGTTCCCCTGGGAAGAGCCATCCTGAGGATTGGAATGACGGCCCTGCACGGGGAGGAGGACGTCAATCACTTTATTTTGTCCCTGAAGGAGGTTATGAAAGAATATGAAAACGGAAATTCCTGA
- a CDS encoding nitroreductase family protein, translating into MSALDSLIYGRRSIRKYKREVPPPGMIDSMVCCALQAPSPANRQPVRFFRFCRPETLETLKIAMEEGCQARLAAAEEKGASEILKNIIVNYHRFLLFMFDAPLLFAVGTVPAQRSVAERLASSGITARRGRTASDDDLSVGMAVMEWMLKGEELGLGSCILTAPLLYLDRPEEILGISPVTIKCFLTLGFPDETPAPRKKKSVSDIYREL; encoded by the coding sequence GTGTCGGCGCTGGATTCCCTGATATACGGCCGGCGGAGCATCCGGAAATACAAGCGGGAAGTGCCCCCGCCGGGAATGATCGATTCGATGGTTTGCTGCGCCCTGCAGGCGCCTTCCCCCGCCAACCGCCAGCCTGTCCGTTTCTTCCGTTTCTGCCGTCCCGAAACTCTGGAAACACTGAAAATTGCCATGGAAGAGGGCTGCCAAGCCCGGCTTGCCGCCGCGGAAGAAAAAGGGGCGTCGGAGATCCTGAAGAATATCATCGTCAATTATCACCGGTTTCTGCTGTTCATGTTCGATGCGCCACTGCTCTTTGCCGTGGGCACCGTCCCCGCGCAGCGGAGCGTCGCCGAAAGGCTCGCTTCGTCGGGAATTACGGCGCGGCGCGGACGAACTGCTTCGGACGACGATCTCAGCGTGGGGATGGCTGTGATGGAATGGATGCTCAAGGGGGAGGAACTGGGTCTTGGCTCATGCATCCTGACCGCTCCACTTCTCTACCTGGATCGCCCGGAAGAAATCCTGGGCATCTCGCCGGTGACGATCAAATGCTTCCTGACGCTGGGGTTTCCCGATGAAACGCCTGCTCCCCGCAAGAAAAAGAGCGTTTCCGATATCTATCGGGAACTGTGA
- a CDS encoding beta-ketoacyl-[acyl-carrier-protein] synthase family protein, producing MSTFRRVVITALGVISPLGNSAEQIMTSLRSGRVSFAASASDPQVIVAPVRDFELGAFTGSFKERRYLNRGAQFTVAAAMAAVGNASLRREQITGAGLFLGAGPNMDMGGEIPEIRQGEIQHDTLMALWILRFLPNTAASVISILAGIRGDNLTVTSACSSSLQAIGEAFHKIRDGYLDLALAGGGDSRLTPGAILAYRKARALYEGGGNPGEASRPFDNGRRGFVPGEGGAVLLLEELEHARSRGAAIIGEVRGFGASLDGYNVTAPEPEGRGGQMALEKALADAGLVPGDVDVVSTHGTGTLLNDRMEAALIERVYADQLPRILAFKSWIGHLSTACGAMETALSIICMQNDYLPEIRNLRDACSPVIPFVREGGKRSTSTWVIENFGFGGQNAVLIVKRYAP from the coding sequence ATGTCAACTTTCCGACGGGTCGTCATAACCGCCCTGGGGGTGATTTCCCCGCTGGGAAATTCCGCTGAACAGATCATGACCTCTCTGCGCAGCGGCCGGGTGTCCTTTGCCGCATCGGCCTCTGATCCCCAGGTGATTGTTGCTCCCGTTCGGGATTTTGAACTGGGGGCTTTTACCGGTTCCTTCAAGGAGCGCCGTTATCTCAACCGGGGTGCCCAGTTCACTGTCGCCGCGGCGATGGCCGCCGTCGGAAACGCCTCCCTCCGCAGGGAACAAATCACTGGGGCGGGTCTCTTTCTCGGCGCCGGCCCCAATATGGACATGGGGGGCGAAATTCCGGAAATCCGGCAGGGGGAAATCCAGCACGATACCCTGATGGCCCTCTGGATTCTCCGCTTCCTGCCGAACACGGCCGCCTCGGTCATTTCCATCCTTGCGGGAATCCGGGGAGATAACCTGACCGTCACCTCCGCCTGTTCCTCTTCCCTGCAGGCGATCGGCGAGGCCTTCCACAAAATACGGGACGGGTATCTCGATCTCGCCTTAGCCGGAGGCGGCGATTCCCGCCTGACGCCGGGAGCGATCCTGGCCTACCGCAAAGCGCGGGCCCTGTATGAAGGCGGCGGAAATCCCGGGGAAGCCAGTCGCCCCTTCGACAACGGAAGACGGGGATTTGTCCCTGGAGAAGGCGGGGCTGTCCTGCTTCTGGAAGAACTGGAGCACGCCCGGAGCCGGGGTGCGGCGATTATCGGGGAAGTCCGCGGTTTCGGCGCCTCCCTGGACGGATACAATGTAACGGCGCCGGAGCCGGAGGGCCGGGGCGGTCAAATGGCCCTGGAGAAGGCGCTGGCGGATGCCGGTCTTGTTCCGGGAGACGTCGATGTCGTTTCCACCCACGGGACGGGGACCCTTCTCAACGACCGCATGGAGGCCGCCCTGATCGAACGGGTTTATGCAGATCAATTGCCCCGGATACTGGCCTTCAAGTCCTGGATCGGACACCTGTCGACGGCCTGCGGGGCGATGGAAACGGCGCTCAGCATCATCTGCATGCAGAATGATTACCTGCCGGAAATCCGCAATCTCCGGGATGCCTGTTCTCCCGTAATTCCTTTCGTGCGGGAAGGCGGAAAGCGGTCCACATCCACCTGGGTCATCGAAAACTTCGGCTTCGGCGGGCAGAATGCGGTCCTGATTGTGAAACGTTATGCCCCCTGA
- a CDS encoding vWA domain-containing protein, whose protein sequence is MFIQFFYTLREKGIPVSPTSFLRLQKALSMGLVTSLEDFYMTARSILIKSERYFDLYDQIFAFHFKGVALTEPDIAELTDVVRAMLEDWLKNPEDLARALGIDEKEFKKMTPEELVQYFLDRLKDQKEEHHGGHKWIGTRGTSPVGHSGYHPGGMRVGGRSRNKSAIKVAMERRYKDYSLDGPLTEHQMGEALKRLRQMVPEGPKDIVNVEKTIYETMRNAGEIEIVHDRRMTDRLKVILMIDNGGWSMEPYIDVVQTLFNYARSQFKDLKIYYFHNTVYDVVWQDPQRYYKPEFIEDFARKDPETRLIMVGDASMAPSELMHLHGGIYFHDRSSTPSIERLKLLTRTFRHSVWLNPQPDWEWRHTWTIGIIQDVFPMFELTLDGLEKAVKHLVSRN, encoded by the coding sequence TTGTTTATCCAGTTTTTTTACACCCTCCGGGAAAAAGGGATCCCCGTTTCCCCCACCTCTTTCCTGCGCCTTCAGAAGGCGCTGAGCATGGGGCTGGTGACCTCCCTGGAAGATTTTTACATGACAGCCCGTTCCATCCTGATCAAGAGCGAACGGTATTTTGATCTCTACGATCAGATCTTCGCTTTCCATTTCAAGGGCGTGGCTTTGACCGAGCCGGATATTGCCGAACTGACGGATGTTGTGCGGGCCATGCTGGAAGACTGGCTGAAAAATCCTGAGGATCTGGCCCGGGCGCTGGGCATCGACGAAAAAGAGTTCAAGAAGATGACGCCTGAAGAGCTCGTGCAGTATTTTCTGGATCGCCTTAAGGATCAGAAGGAGGAGCATCACGGGGGGCATAAGTGGATCGGCACCCGGGGGACGTCACCCGTCGGTCATTCCGGTTACCATCCCGGAGGGATGCGGGTCGGTGGCCGCTCCCGCAACAAATCGGCGATCAAGGTAGCCATGGAACGACGCTATAAGGATTATTCGCTGGATGGACCCCTGACCGAACACCAGATGGGGGAAGCCCTGAAGCGGCTGCGGCAGATGGTTCCCGAAGGACCGAAGGATATCGTCAATGTTGAAAAAACCATCTATGAAACGATGCGTAACGCCGGGGAAATCGAGATTGTCCATGACCGACGCATGACGGACCGCCTCAAGGTGATTTTAATGATCGACAATGGCGGCTGGTCGATGGAACCTTACATCGATGTTGTGCAGACTCTGTTCAATTATGCCCGCTCCCAGTTCAAGGATCTGAAAATCTATTATTTCCACAATACCGTTTATGATGTCGTCTGGCAGGATCCGCAGCGGTATTACAAACCGGAGTTCATTGAGGATTTTGCCCGGAAGGATCCGGAGACGCGGCTGATCATGGTGGGGGATGCCAGCATGGCGCCGTCGGAACTCATGCATCTGCACGGCGGCATCTACTTTCATGATCGCTCTTCCACGCCGAGCATTGAACGCCTCAAACTTCTGACGCGGACCTTCCGCCACTCCGTCTGGCTCAATCCCCAACCGGATTGGGAGTGGCGGCATACCTGGACCATCGGGATCATACAGGATGTCTTTCCCATGTTCGAACTGACCCTTGACGGCCTGGAAAAAGCCGTCAAGCACCTTGTTTCCCGCAACTGA
- a CDS encoding phosphopantetheine-binding protein, whose amino-acid sequence MDLLTEISAILVETLDLEEKEITGESRLRKDLDIESIDMLELALSFSSRFGIEVEEDEIFLQKVPLLIAEAEQEGREAAAVLADRFPFLAGERIREILSGGQADPKVQDLVDYIAWRLSRAS is encoded by the coding sequence ATGGACCTGTTGACCGAAATTTCAGCGATTCTCGTTGAAACCCTTGATCTGGAAGAGAAGGAAATAACCGGAGAATCGCGACTCCGGAAAGATCTGGACATCGAATCGATCGATATGCTGGAACTGGCCCTTTCCTTCAGTTCCCGGTTCGGGATTGAAGTGGAAGAGGACGAGATCTTTCTCCAGAAGGTTCCCCTCCTGATCGCCGAGGCCGAACAGGAAGGCCGGGAGGCTGCCGCCGTTCTCGCTGACCGTTTTCCCTTCCTCGCCGGTGAAAGAATCCGCGAAATCCTTTCCGGAGGGCAGGCCGATCCGAAAGTTCAGGATCTCGTCGACTACATCGCCTGGCGGCTTTCGAGGGCATCCTGA
- the bioD gene encoding dethiobiotin synthase gives MKTEIPDIYVIGTDTGVGKTVLSFLLMRYFFDRGAVPFYFKPVQTGCRHPYDTDSDAKFIYENIPELSGKDPACSVGFCYRNPKAPFFAARNEGRQVDWQRILETLDEKRARFAPLIVEAAGGVFVPIDGEKLVIDTIPPTGARPLIAARAGLGTINHTLLTIAALEQRNIEPLGVILLDGGEVETPRDMILENIEAIERHSGLRVAGVVGRIADFQHLPADCFKGLQILFEGRMGEHQ, from the coding sequence ATGAAAACGGAAATTCCTGACATCTATGTGATAGGCACGGATACAGGGGTCGGAAAGACCGTCCTGTCGTTCCTGTTGATGCGCTACTTCTTCGATCGGGGGGCTGTCCCCTTTTATTTCAAACCTGTGCAGACGGGGTGCCGTCATCCTTACGATACGGATTCCGATGCGAAATTCATTTATGAGAATATTCCGGAATTGAGCGGTAAGGATCCAGCCTGCTCCGTCGGATTCTGCTATCGAAATCCCAAGGCTCCTTTCTTTGCCGCGCGCAATGAAGGTCGCCAGGTCGACTGGCAGCGGATACTCGAAACTCTGGACGAAAAAAGAGCCCGTTTTGCGCCGCTGATTGTCGAAGCTGCCGGGGGCGTCTTCGTACCCATTGACGGAGAAAAGCTGGTTATTGACACGATTCCGCCCACCGGCGCCCGCCCCCTGATTGCCGCCAGGGCCGGGTTGGGGACCATCAATCACACCCTGTTGACGATTGCCGCCCTGGAACAGAGAAACATCGAACCCCTCGGAGTCATTCTTCTGGATGGAGGCGAGGTGGAAACGCCGCGGGACATGATTCTGGAGAATATCGAAGCGATAGAACGGCATTCCGGCCTGCGGGTTGCCGGTGTCGTGGGCCGGATCGCCGATTTTCAACATCTTCCTGCCGACTGTTTTAAGGGTTTGCAAATCCTGTTTGAAGGCAGGATGGGAGAACATCAGTGA
- a CDS encoding AAA family ATPase, which produces MSSDKQLRRFKGASKYILDEELSKIVNVSIAIEMPLLLKGEPGTGKTMLAHAIAESLQMPLIILNVKSSMKLLEALYQYDTLTRLNDSRFGDSQRDVSNIEEYIKMGKIGQAFVSDVRTVLLIDEIDKADTDFQDDMLDVLDQMQFDIIEIDKTIQAKHRPVIVITSNAKKDLSDPFLGRCNFHHIAFPDPDVMRQIVNVHFPNIHDDIAEACITTFYRLREFRGIEKKPATRELINWIRALHADPDFNVKKLHKGESPYLGILFKKSGDLNLAMQQISRLRI; this is translated from the coding sequence ATGAGTTCTGATAAACAGTTGCGTCGGTTCAAGGGAGCCTCGAAATATATTCTCGACGAGGAACTCTCCAAAATCGTAAACGTTTCTATTGCCATTGAAATGCCGCTTCTGTTGAAGGGTGAGCCGGGTACGGGAAAAACCATGCTGGCTCACGCGATAGCGGAAAGTCTTCAGATGCCGCTGATTATCCTGAATGTCAAATCAAGCATGAAGCTGCTGGAAGCGCTTTATCAGTATGACACCCTGACTCGACTGAACGACAGCCGTTTTGGTGATTCTCAGCGGGATGTCAGCAATATCGAAGAATATATCAAAATGGGAAAAATCGGCCAGGCCTTTGTTTCCGACGTGCGCACGGTTCTGCTCATCGACGAGATCGATAAGGCCGATACGGATTTTCAGGATGACATGCTGGATGTGCTCGATCAGATGCAGTTCGACATCATCGAGATCGACAAGACGATCCAGGCGAAGCACCGGCCGGTGATCGTGATCACATCCAATGCCAAAAAAGATCTGTCGGATCCCTTCCTGGGGCGATGCAATTTCCATCACATTGCCTTTCCCGATCCTGATGTGATGCGACAGATCGTCAATGTCCATTTCCCCAACATTCATGATGACATAGCGGAAGCCTGCATTACCACGTTTTATCGGCTGCGGGAATTTCGCGGCATCGAGAAAAAACCGGCGACGCGGGAACTGATCAACTGGATTCGCGCCCTTCATGCCGATCCTGATTTCAATGTCAAGAAACTGCACAAGGGAGAGTCGCCCTATCTCGGCATTCTGTTCAAGAAGAGCGGGGATTTGAATCTTGCCATGCAGCAGATATCACGCCTGAGGATATAA
- a CDS encoding hydrolase — MLTAERTVLVVIDFQGNLAQAMADRDALLENARKMIQGIQVFDIPLIVTEQIPAKLGPTIPEISNLLHGVTPIAKESFSCCQNDVFMQALKKTGCEQILLTGIETHICVYQTALDLISAGYPVFVVSDAVSSRTAGNREIGLQLIRDAGGTITSTESVLFELLKTAAHEKFKDIFRIVK, encoded by the coding sequence ATGTTGACTGCCGAAAGAACGGTTCTGGTGGTAATTGATTTCCAGGGCAACCTGGCTCAGGCGATGGCTGACAGGGATGCCCTCCTCGAGAATGCACGAAAGATGATTCAGGGAATTCAGGTTTTCGATATCCCTCTGATCGTCACGGAACAGATTCCCGCCAAACTGGGACCGACGATCCCCGAAATCTCAAACCTCCTGCATGGGGTGACGCCCATTGCCAAGGAAAGCTTCAGTTGCTGCCAGAACGACGTCTTTATGCAGGCTCTGAAGAAGACGGGGTGTGAACAGATCCTGTTGACGGGGATTGAAACACACATCTGCGTTTATCAGACCGCCCTCGATCTGATCTCGGCGGGTTATCCGGTTTTTGTCGTCTCCGATGCCGTCTCCTCACGTACGGCGGGAAACCGCGAGATCGGGCTGCAACTGATCCGGGATGCCGGTGGCACGATCACCAGCACCGAGAGCGTTCTCTTTGAACTTCTGAAAACGGCCGCTCATGAGAAATTCAAGGACATTTTCAGGATAGTGAAATAG
- a CDS encoding DUF5658 family protein has translation MITYAQSSRLTARPLFFGWLWKIFRGGGIYGSHIMKAALFAVTLLIIILNILDVYTTRLALEQGGYEANPLVRFLMRNHLFIPVKAAVVTAVIMLMAASDQHTALLTGVFCCLIYLAIVGNNFRTLRHLKKRSSHHAVPVVRASQKKTLL, from the coding sequence ATGATCACATATGCTCAAAGTTCCCGGCTGACCGCCCGGCCTCTTTTTTTCGGATGGCTGTGGAAAATCTTCCGGGGAGGAGGAATTTACGGGTCACACATCATGAAAGCAGCCCTTTTCGCCGTCACCCTGCTCATAATTATTCTGAATATCCTGGACGTATACACCACCCGGCTCGCCCTGGAGCAGGGCGGCTATGAGGCCAATCCTCTCGTCCGTTTCCTGATGCGGAACCATCTTTTCATCCCGGTAAAAGCGGCCGTCGTGACAGCGGTCATCATGCTTATGGCTGCTTCGGATCAGCATACGGCGCTCCTGACGGGTGTTTTCTGCTGTCTGATCTATCTCGCCATTGTCGGGAACAATTTCAGAACCCTCAGGCATCTGAAAAAAAGGTCCTCTCATCATGCCGTCCCGGTAGTGCGGGCATCTCAGAAAAAAACCCTTCTCTGA
- a CDS encoding sensor domain-containing diguanylate cyclase: MMKDEEKTRKQLIRELAALRGEMSGVIAEKSPDAKFRILFEHSPEGIFLSDGKLMIDCNDTMVKMLRCSSKEELIDRHPSAFSPRMQPDGSLSFDKANQLMEEALQKGHLQQEWLCRRFNGEEFPVEILLAVITWEGQKILYMVWRDITERKRIEDAIRHLAYHDVLTGLPNRILFTDRLVLAIAQAKRYRKTMAVMMLDLDRFKTINDTAGHHIGDLLLQSVGRRLTHTLREEDTVARLGGDEFMILLPEIKQALSSFRVADKIVSAFKEPFICEGNELSTSASIGIAVYPDDGEDMDTLMKHADTAMYQAKSTGRNTYCRFGSDHLPSEDRFLKTAN, translated from the coding sequence ATGATGAAGGACGAAGAAAAGACCAGAAAACAACTGATCAGGGAATTGGCTGCATTACGTGGGGAGATGTCCGGCGTCATTGCCGAAAAAAGTCCGGATGCAAAGTTCCGCATCCTTTTTGAACATTCTCCGGAAGGCATCTTTCTTTCCGACGGCAAGCTGATGATCGACTGCAATGACACCATGGTGAAGATGCTGCGTTGTTCCTCCAAGGAAGAACTGATCGACCGTCATCCGTCAGCCTTCTCTCCCCGGATGCAGCCTGATGGAAGCCTTTCCTTTGACAAGGCCAATCAACTGATGGAAGAAGCCCTGCAGAAGGGCCATCTGCAGCAGGAGTGGCTGTGCCGCCGCTTCAACGGCGAAGAATTTCCCGTGGAAATCCTTCTCGCCGTGATCACCTGGGAGGGGCAGAAAATTCTCTATATGGTCTGGCGAGACATAACGGAACGCAAGCGGATTGAAGACGCGATCCGCCATCTGGCCTACCATGACGTTCTGACGGGATTGCCCAATCGTATCCTCTTCACCGACCGGCTGGTGCTGGCGATCGCTCAGGCAAAACGCTATCGGAAGACGATGGCGGTCATGATGCTCGATCTGGACCGGTTCAAGACAATCAACGACACAGCCGGTCATCACATCGGAGACCTGCTGCTCCAGAGTGTCGGACGCCGTCTGACTCATACGCTGCGCGAAGAAGATACCGTTGCCCGTCTGGGAGGAGACGAGTTCATGATCCTGCTGCCGGAAATCAAACAGGCACTGAGCAGCTTCCGCGTTGCTGATAAGATCGTCTCAGCCTTTAAAGAGCCCTTTATCTGCGAAGGAAACGAACTGTCTACCAGCGCAAGCATCGGTATCGCCGTGTATCCCGACGACGGTGAAGACATGGATACTCTGATGAAACATGCCGATACGGCCATGTACCAGGCTAAAAGCACAGGGCGCAACACCTATTGCCGCTTCGGCTCCGATCATCTTCCGTCGGAGGACCGGTTTCTGAAGACGGCAAACTGA